In the bacterium genome, one interval contains:
- a CDS encoding glycosyltransferase family 2 protein has translation MNGVSIVIPAYNEESGIAPVVGQVRSVMADSGVDFEVIVVDDASTDGTAAAVAPEAALLIRHPVNRGYGASLKDGIRAAKFDTVLITDADGTYPIDAIPALLESARDHDMVVGSRTGDRVAIPCHRRIPKALLRAMANYLAGMKIPDLNSGLRVFNREAALRFFNIFPDGFSFTTTITLAFLSNGYRVAYLPINYHHREGRSKFRPVQDTGNLVNLILRTSLYFHPLKIFVPAGVLLFLLAAGILVYSKFVLGRVMDITVIVVIMSGLQMMGLALIADLIDKRIQR, from the coding sequence ATGAACGGGGTATCGATAGTCATACCGGCTTACAACGAGGAATCGGGCATCGCCCCGGTGGTCGGGCAGGTGCGGTCGGTCATGGCCGACAGCGGGGTGGACTTCGAGGTCATCGTCGTCGACGACGCCTCCACCGACGGGACCGCGGCCGCGGTGGCGCCGGAAGCGGCTTTGCTCATCCGGCACCCCGTCAACCGGGGTTACGGGGCCTCGCTCAAGGACGGCATCCGGGCGGCGAAGTTCGACACCGTCCTCATCACCGACGCCGACGGCACCTACCCCATCGACGCCATCCCCGCTCTCCTCGAGAGCGCCCGCGACCACGACATGGTGGTGGGGTCGCGGACCGGGGATCGGGTGGCGATCCCCTGCCACCGCCGGATACCGAAAGCGCTGCTGCGGGCCATGGCCAATTATCTGGCGGGGATGAAGATTCCGGACTTGAACTCGGGCCTGCGGGTCTTCAACCGCGAAGCGGCCCTGCGCTTCTTCAACATCTTCCCGGACGGATTCTCCTTCACCACCACCATCACCCTGGCTTTTCTCAGCAACGGATACCGCGTCGCCTATCTTCCCATCAACTACCACCACCGGGAAGGACGCTCCAAGTTCCGCCCTGTCCAGGACACGGGAAATCTGGTCAACCTCATCCTCAGAACCAGCCTGTACTTCCACCCCCTCAAGATTTTCGTCCCCGCCGGCGTCCTCCTCTTCCTCTTGGCCGCGGGCATCCTCGTCTACAGCAAATTCGTGTTGGGACGGGTCATGGATATAACCGTCATCGTGGTGATCATGTCGGGGCTGCAGATGATGGGCCTGGCCCTGATCGCCGACCTGATCGATAAGCGGATTCAGCGGTGA
- a CDS encoding radical SAM protein, whose product MKVLLINPPRENELTGNNPALIDEERGFNPPLGLLYIGGYLKEKTGHEVEVIDAQVEELTYPELEARIREAKAGLVGITAMTFTLLDVVKTVRTVKEACPGVPVVVGGGHVFIYPEETARLDGVDYVLAGEGEAGFAALADCLDGKGARESVPGLAWTDEYGFHRNPPAELVADLDALPFPDRTLTPWRNYSSVMAKRQPITTMITSRGCPFRCSFCGRPHLGKRFRARSAVNVVDEMEACLELGIHEFLVYDDTFTVSKPRVMEVCDEIIRRRLDIGWDIRARVDCVDAPMLERLRRAHCERIHYGVEAGTEKILAVLNKGITLDQVRETFAATKKLGIETLGYFMIGAPSETRDDIMRTID is encoded by the coding sequence GTGAAAGTCCTTCTGATCAATCCGCCCCGGGAAAACGAACTCACCGGGAACAACCCGGCCCTGATCGACGAGGAGCGGGGCTTCAACCCCCCGCTGGGGCTGCTCTATATCGGCGGTTACCTCAAGGAGAAAACCGGGCATGAAGTGGAGGTGATCGACGCCCAGGTGGAGGAGCTGACCTATCCGGAACTGGAGGCCAGGATCCGGGAAGCGAAGGCCGGCCTGGTCGGCATCACCGCCATGACCTTCACCCTCCTGGACGTGGTCAAGACCGTCCGCACCGTCAAGGAGGCGTGCCCGGGGGTCCCGGTGGTCGTGGGCGGGGGGCATGTCTTCATCTATCCGGAAGAGACGGCACGGCTGGACGGCGTCGATTACGTCCTGGCCGGGGAGGGAGAAGCCGGCTTCGCCGCCCTGGCCGACTGCCTGGACGGGAAGGGCGCGCGGGAGAGCGTGCCGGGCCTGGCCTGGACGGACGAATACGGTTTTCACCGCAACCCCCCCGCGGAACTGGTCGCCGACCTGGACGCCCTTCCCTTCCCCGACCGGACCCTCACCCCCTGGCGCAACTACAGCTCGGTCATGGCCAAGCGCCAGCCGATCACGACCATGATCACCAGCCGGGGATGCCCTTTCCGCTGCTCGTTCTGCGGCAGACCCCATCTGGGAAAGCGGTTCCGGGCCCGCAGCGCCGTCAACGTGGTCGACGAGATGGAGGCCTGCCTGGAGTTGGGCATCCACGAGTTCCTGGTCTACGACGACACCTTCACCGTGAGCAAGCCCCGGGTAATGGAGGTCTGCGACGAAATCATCCGCCGGCGCCTCGATATCGGTTGGGACATCCGGGCCCGGGTGGATTGCGTCGACGCCCCGATGCTGGAACGCCTGCGCCGGGCCCACTGCGAACGCATCCATTACGGGGTGGAGGCCGGGACCGAAAAGATCCTGGCCGTCCTCAACAAAGGGATCACCCTCGACCAGGTCCGGGAAACGTTCGCCGCCACCAAGAAACTGGGGATCGAGACCCTGGGCTATTTCATGATCGGAGCGCCCTCCGAAACCCGGGACGACATCATGCGCACCATCGAC